From the Lactuca sativa cultivar Salinas chromosome 9, Lsat_Salinas_v11, whole genome shotgun sequence genome, the window TGTCATCTTTTACAACGTTTCTCATAAGTTTATCAATCAACTTAGTAATTGGAATTTCACCTTCACCATATTCATCCAAAACATCTTTAAAACCATGTTCCAATCTTTGAGCCTAAGTACAGAATTAGATAGATACAATACAtattaggaaaaaaaaaaaaaaaacattaacctTTATGCAACACCTTTTCTTTTTAAGGCCACAATATTGTTGCATAAATAGACTAAAGAAGTGAAAATATGTTGCATAAAATAGGCAGCTGTAGTTGCTAACCTTAGGCCATGGAGTGTTTAGACTTGCATTTGATAGGACATGGACCCCAGGTGAAACTGAAGTCACATAGCACTTATCTCCTTTCAGCCTGTTGGTTACATAAACCATATTCATGGACAAAAGATCAGCAATTATCAAATTGAATCCATTGTATTCATCTGCTTCCTTTGCAATTTCTTCTGCAAACTCCATGGCGTTTTTCTTGCTCTATAATCATCAAAATTACCAAAATCATACCAACAGGAAAAAACACAAACAGTTGGTGGGCATGATTTAATACAATGTAAACTTAAAAACCAACCTGCAAAAAACGAACTGGAAGATCACCTCTACTCTTTGCAGCAGATATTGAGTTCAATTCACGAACGTTAGTAACAAAAGCCACCCTTCCTTCTCTGCTAGAGGCCAACCATGTTCCGTCGGCTGTCACATCTCTGCCACCCAATATTTTCCCACCTTCCCACCAATATAGTGGCTCCGTTGGTCTTACATATATAGCAAACCAATTAGTCAGATGTATTCATCTCCGATCATATCATATTTATAACAAGTAGTTAGCAGAAAAAACTCATCTGCCAAAGTTCAAGTATATTGGAACAAAATTGAGTCTGTAAATGGTTGAATTTCAAATTTAACTCACCGTATATGATATTCATCTCGATTGAGCAATAGAAGAAACGGGTAGAGTGGATGAGCTTGCCATAGAAACACTGATATACACATTTTGTCGTTTACACTGACTTAACGGTGATAGTAAAGGCTTTATATAAGGACATAGATCTGGTTTCGCGGTATTCACAGCTGTCAACCAGTGGCAAAGCCTCTAGGTCAACCAGTTTTAATTAGCCCGCCTCTTTCAAACAAATATAGTAAAATATAACATTG encodes:
- the LOC111889755 gene encoding uncharacterized protein LOC111889755; the encoded protein is MCISVFLWQAHPLYPFLLLLNRDEYHIRPTEPLYWWEGGKILGGRDVTADGTWLASSREGRVAFVTNVRELNSISAAKSRGDLPVRFLQSKKNAMEFAEEIAKEADEYNGFNLIIADLLSMNMVYVTNRLKGDKCYVTSVSPGVHVLSNASLNTPWPKAQRLEHGFKDVLDEYGEGEIPITKLIDKLMRNVVKDDISILPGIYDLDFEYELSSVFVNPVPPKDYGTRSTSALAVKASGEVFFYERHLENGLWKENTETYMIEKMK